One region of Primulina tabacum isolate GXHZ01 chromosome 1, ASM2559414v2, whole genome shotgun sequence genomic DNA includes:
- the LOC142509167 gene encoding uncharacterized protein LOC142509167: MDKEWIHLPSGLLPEYEEGVQKFLAQAKDYAKTRDVILCPCIRCKNKKYMTFDKVYEHLIFKGFDPSYTIWFFHGETDTSHFEGEGSLGGVQEADDESREAFHLYRDAFVSDEEVGHTRSDARDYEFTDLLEDAETPLFPGCTTYSKLSASVTLYNYKSTNGHTDSSFNELLKILSDMLPEKTTLPQSVYSMKKLLKPFDLGYEKIHACPNDCCLFRKELKELDSCPKCGYSRWKVDKVTLKVRKEVPEKVLRYFPVIPRFKRMFK; the protein is encoded by the coding sequence ATGGATAAAGAATGGATTCATTTGCCTTCAGGACTTCTACCCGAGTATGAAGAAGGGGTTCAAAAATTTCTTGCACAAGCCAAGGACTACGCCAAAACACGTGACGTAATATTATGTCCTTGCATACGTTGTAAAAATAAGAAGTATATGACATTTGACAAAGTGTATGAGCACTTAATATTCAAGGGGTTCGATCCTTCTTACACGATTTGGTTTTTCCATGGTGAAACTGATACCTCACACTTTGAAGGTGAAGGTAGTTTAGGAGGAGTTCAAGAAGCGGATGATGAAAGTAGAGAGGCATTTCACTTATATAGGGATGCATTTGTCTCAGATGAAGAGGTTGGACACACTAGGTCTGACGCAAGAGATTATGAGTTTACTGATTTATTAGAAGATGCAGAAACTCCTCTCTTCCCTGGATGTACGACTTATTCAAAGTTGTCAGCATCTGTCACATTATACAATTACAAGTCTACCAATGGTCACACTGACAGTAGTTTCAATGAGCTCCTTAAGATCTTAAGTGACATGCTTCCAGAAAAAACCACACTTCCACAAAGTGTTTACTCGATGAAAAAGTTGTTGAAACCATTTGATTTAGGATATGAGAAGATTCATGCTTGCCCAAACGATTGTTGTCTATTTAGAAAGGAGCTCAAAGAATTAGACTCATGTCCAAAGTGTGGTTACTCAAGATGGAAGGTGGACAAAGTTACCTTAAAAGTTCGTAAAGAAGTTCCTGAAAAGGTGCTAAGGTATTTTCCTGTGATACCAAGATTTAAAAGGATGTTTAAATAA
- the LOC142509183 gene encoding uncharacterized protein LOC142509183, with translation MSRLGQKRSKVSVGEVQENIANKLSRVDSNTPPNSSEYLRDKDLVDDAKTNKKKGRGPSKFILGSGQQQPKDLERNEFGQAVGDNSVKYATFLGCMVKEFVPYTLDRWKDLDEEMKNKMWCCLQLNYKVEEWEKHSIFQKLGKLWRDRKSKLQISIREVDDGRVAGRDLCLLKPEFLDENQWDLFVKKTRSSPFQEKSEKFKAMRGKQIHNHTMTRRSYARLAHIMVIVII, from the exons ATGAGCAGATTGGGCCAAAAACGCAGCAAGGTATCTGTAGGTGAAGTTCAg GAAAATATAGCAAATAAGCTATCGAGAGTGGACTCCAACACTCCACCTAATTCATCAGAATATTTGCGTGATAAAGACCTAGTTGATGACGCCAAAACTAATAAGAAAAAAGGACGAGGTCCATCAAAGTTTATTTTGGGTAGTGGCCAACAACAGCCCAAAGATCTGGAACGTAATGAGTTTGGACAGGCAGTTGGAGATAATTCGGTCAAGTACGCCACTTTTCTAGGTTGCATGGTAAAAGAATTTGTGCCATACACATTAGATCGATGGAAAGACTTAGACGAGGAAATGAAGAATAAGATGTGGTGTTGTCTTCAG TTGAACTATAAAGTTGAGGAATGGGAGAAACATTCAATCTTTCAAAAGTTAGGTAAATTGTGGCGTGATAGAAAGTCCAAACTCCAAATAAGTATACGAGAAGTTGATGATGGTCGAGTGGCTGGACGAGATCTTTGTCTTTTGAAGCCCgaatttttggatgaaaaccAATGGGacttgtttgtaaagaagacACGATCATCACCATTTCAA GAAAAGAGTGAAAAATTTAAGGCGATGAGAGGAAAGCAAATACACAACCACACAATGACCAGGAGAAGTTATGCCCGTTTGGCTCACATCATGGTAATTGTTATTATTTGA
- the LOC142544200 gene encoding uncharacterized protein LOC142544200, which produces MTGGKKKSQNINNVKRKRKTHDSSKNVQKSDQMWKKKSIFFSLPYWSGLLLRHNLDVMHVEKNVCENIIGTLLNVKKKSKDGVNARKDLMHLNIRKELHPQEKGENMYHLPAAPYTLSKKEMNVFCSRLKKIKLPDGYSSNIGNCVSLEEHKLIGLKSHDCHVLMQQLLSIALRSLLPKGPRSALFLLCAFYNELCQRVLDRNRLEQLEENIAETLCMLERYFPPAFFTISVHLTIHLAREARLCGPVQFRWMYPFERFMKTLKEYVKNRARPEGCIAECYLAEERMRFCSAYIKKAAGIGIRSNRNQDLDNGLVEGRPISQGKEKILEDHVLQAAHQYVLFNTAEVEPYLQ; this is translated from the exons ATGACTGGGGGAAAAAAAAAGAGTCagaatatcaataatgtaaagAGAAAGAGAAAGACGCATGATAGTTCAAAAAATGTACAAAAATCAGATCAAATGTGGAAGAAGAAGTCAATTTTTTTCAGTTTGCCATACTGGAGT GGACTGCTGCTACGTCATAACTTAGATGTGATGCATGTTGAAAAGAATGTCTGCGAAAATATCATAGGCAcattgttaaacgtgaagaaaaaATCCAAAGATGGTGTGAATGCTCGCAAAGATTTGATGCACTTAAACATTAGAAAAGAATTACATCCTCAAGAGAAAGGGGAAAATATGTATCACTTGCCTGCTGCACCTTACACATTGTCTAAAAAAGAGATGAATGTATTTTGCTCTAGattgaagaaaataaagttaccCGATGGCTATAGCTCAAATATTGGTAACTGTGTTTCTTTAGAAGAGCATAAACTTATTGGGCTGAAATCTCATGATTGCCATGTTCTAATGCAACAACTGCTATCAATAGCATTGAGAAGTCTTTTACCTAAAGGTCCACGTAGTGCTCTATTTCTATTGTGTGCATTTTACAATGAATTATGTCAAAGAGTGTTAGACAGGAACCGTTTAGAACAACTCGAGGAGAATATTGCTGAAACTCTATGCATGTTGGAAAGGTACTTTCCACCCGCTTTCTTCACTATCTCGGTTCATTTGACAATTCATTTAGCAAGAGAGGCTCGCTTGTGTGGGCCTGTCCAATTCCGTTGGATGTATCCATTTGAAAG aTTTATGAAAACACTTAAAGAGTATGTGAAGAACCGAGCAAGGCCAGAGGGTTGCATAGCTGAGTGTTACCTTGCAGAAGAACGAATGCGGTTTTGTAGTGCCTATATAAAAAAAGCGGCTGGTATTGGTATCCGTTCTAATCGGAATCAGGATTTGGACAATGGATTAGTGGAAGGTCGCCCAATTTCtcaaggaaaagaaaaaattttagaagACCATGTGTTGCAAGCTGCACATCAATATGTGTTGTTCAATACTGCTGAAGTTGAGCCTTACTTACAGTGA